A single genomic interval of Corylus avellana chromosome ca10, CavTom2PMs-1.0 harbors:
- the LOC132164494 gene encoding transcription factor RAX2-like, translating into MGRAPCCDKANVKKGPWSPEEDSKLKEYIEKYGTGGNWIALPQKAGLKRCGKSCRLRWLNYLRPNIKHGEFSDEEDRIICTLFASIGSRWSIIAAQLPGRTDNDIKNYWNTKLKKKLMGMMLPPSQRKPPAFPQSSHQTPPFQSQQLSSSPYKECSSFSGLLELEPTNNNISVPLSFSNSTTPFFQTQESWVSSMKYYPVKENLLMFGCEGSCSSSDIGSCTQISYGGRDIIKQEEMGFQSFISHGLEENHKFMLNGGEKVNQLQSAYFGEIPLEYAMEDDDVKQVISTSNNNMISSLFNHIDDSKTQEKVMYLY; encoded by the exons atggggaggGCTCCTTGCTGTGACAAGGCAAATGTGAAGAAGGGGCCATGGTCACCAGAAGAAGACTCAAAGCTTAAGGAATACATAGAGAAATATGGAACTGGAGGGAATTGGATTGCACTCCCACAGAAAGCTG GTCTGAAGAGATGTGGGAAAAGTTGCAGATTGAGATGGCTTAACTATCTGAGGCCTAACATCAAACATGGGGAGTTCTCTGACGAGGAGGACAGAATAATCTGCACTCTATTTGCAAGCATTGGAAGCAG GTGGTCAATTATAGCTGCTCAGTTGCCAGGCAGGACTGACAATGATATTAAGAATTACTGGAACACGAAGCTCAAGAAGAAGCTCATGGGGATGATGCTTCCTCCATCTCAGAGAAAACCACCAGCATTCCCCCAATCCTCTCACCAAACGCCACCGTTTCAATCCCAACAACTGTCATCTTCACCCTACAAAGAATGCAGCTCTTTCTCAGGCCTCCTCGAACTCGAACCCACCAATAATAATATTTCAGTCCCATTGAGTTTTTCCAACTCCACCACTCCTTTTTTCCAGACCCAGGAGAGCTGGGTGAGCTCCATGAAGTATTATCCTGTTAAAGAGAACCTCCTCATGTTCGGATGCGAAGGAAGCTGCAGCTCATCTGATATTGGGAGCTGTACCCAGATCAGCTATGGCGGCAGAGACATCATCAAACAAGAGGAAATGGGTTTCCAGAGCTTTATCTCCCATGGGTTGGAAGAAAATCACAAGTTCATGCTCAATGGAGGTGAAAAAGTGAACCAATTACAAAGCGCGTATTTTGGAGAAATCCCATTAGAATACGCCATGGAAGATGATGATGTTAAGCAGGTGATTAGCACTAGTAATAATAACATGATCAGCAGCTTGTTCAATCATATTGATGATAGCAAGACACAAGAGAAGGTCATGTACCTGTACTGA
- the LOC132162933 gene encoding uncharacterized mitochondrial protein AtMg00810-like — MNILALNTDYSLFTRLKGSSYIALLVYVDDVAIASNDPKAVSDFIILLNDRFRLKDLGPLKYFLGLEIARSTEGIYVCRRKYALEILEDSGLLASKPISFLIEQNLKLSKDEGILLSNSTSYRRLVGRLLYLTITRPDITYSVQILSQFRDKPRQSHLDATTRVLRYVKSSPAQGLFFPAISDFQLKAFSDSDRVGCADTRRSITGFCIFIGGPLISWKSKKQQTVSRSSAEAEYRAMASTCCELMWLFFA, encoded by the coding sequence atgaatattttggcacttaacactgATTATTCTCTATTCACAAGGCTCAAAGGTTCTTCTTACATTGCTCTTTTAGTCTATGTTGATGATGTAGCCATAGCTAGCAATGATCCCAAAGCAGTTTCGGATTTCATCATTCTTTTGAATGATAGGTTTCGTTTGAAGGACTTAGGAcctttgaaatattttctaGGTCTAGAGATTGCTAGGTCCACAGAAGGCATTTATGTATGCCGAAGAAAATATGCCTTAGAGATTCTTGAAGATTCAGGATTACTTGCTTCTAAGCCAATTAGTTTTCTAATTgagcaaaatttgaaattgtcaAAAGATGAAGGTATTCTTTTATCAAATTCTACCTCTTATAGGAGGTTGGTTGGCAGACTTCTCTACCTCACCATTACTAGACCTGATATAACATACTCGGTGCAAATCCTAAGCCAGTTTAGGGATAAACCAAGACAATCACATTTAGATGCTACCACAAGGGTCTTAAGGTATGTTAAGAGTTCTCCTGCACAAGGTCTCTTCTTTCCAGCAATTTCAGACTTTCAGTTGAAGGCTTTTTCAGACTCTGATCGGGTAGGGTGTGCGGATACTCGAAGGTCTATTACTGGATTTTGCATCTTCATTGGtggtccattaatttcttggaAATCTAAGAAGCAACAAACAGTTTCCAGATCCTCTGCTGAGGCAGAATACCGTGCCATGGCCTCTACTTGCTGTGAACTAATGTGGCTGTTCTTTGCTTAA